One stretch of Motilibacter aurantiacus DNA includes these proteins:
- the prcA gene encoding proteasome subunit alpha has protein sequence MSTPFYVSPEQVMKDKADYARKGIARGRSVLVLAYADGILFVAENPSRALHKISEIYDRIAFAAVGKYNEFENLRIAGVRIADFRGYAYDRRDVTGRGLANVYAQTLGTIFTETSKPYEVELAVAEVGDTAEEDQLYRLTYDGSVADEQGYVVMGGQADSITSTLQSRYTPGLPLRDALRLAVEMLARDPAGGQSRELPPAQLEVAVLDRNRPRRKFRRVVGAALAALLNGEVSDVTVAADDPSLRETPGPTKLAGGAHEPPGPAAGE, from the coding sequence GTGAGCACGCCGTTCTACGTATCTCCCGAGCAGGTCATGAAGGACAAGGCGGACTACGCCCGCAAGGGCATCGCCCGCGGCCGCAGCGTCCTCGTGCTCGCGTACGCCGACGGCATCCTGTTCGTCGCGGAGAACCCCTCCCGCGCCCTGCACAAGATCAGTGAGATCTACGACCGCATCGCCTTCGCCGCGGTCGGCAAGTACAACGAGTTCGAGAACCTCCGGATCGCCGGCGTGCGCATCGCCGACTTCCGCGGCTACGCCTACGACCGGCGCGACGTGACCGGCCGCGGGCTGGCCAACGTGTACGCCCAGACACTGGGCACGATCTTCACCGAGACCTCCAAGCCGTACGAGGTCGAGCTGGCGGTCGCCGAGGTGGGGGACACCGCCGAGGAGGACCAGCTGTACCGGCTGACCTATGACGGCTCGGTCGCCGACGAGCAAGGCTACGTCGTGATGGGCGGCCAGGCCGACTCGATCACCTCGACGCTGCAGTCGCGCTACACGCCGGGCCTGCCGCTGCGCGACGCCCTCCGCCTGGCCGTCGAGATGCTCGCTCGCGACCCCGCCGGCGGGCAGTCCCGCGAGCTGCCGCCGGCCCAGCTCGAGGTCGCCGTGCTCGACCGCAACCGGCCCCGCCGCAAGTTCCGCCGGGTCGTCGGCGCGGCGCTCGCGGCGCTGCTGAACGGCGAGGTGAGCGACGTGACCGTCGCCGCGGACGACCCTTCCCTGCGCGAGACGCCCGGGCCGACGAAGCTCGCCGGCGGCGCGCACGAGCCGCCGGGGCCGGCGGCGGGGGAGTAG
- the prcB gene encoding proteasome subunit beta translates to MADPITTAGAGRLPAAFLTPGSSSFTDFLGSYAPELLPGRRTPPAVPVSSEAPHGTTIVAVTFADGVVMAGDRRATMGNLIAQRDIEKVFHADEYSAVGIAGAAGLAVEMVRLFQVELEHYEKLEGTTLSLDGKANRLATMIRGNLALAMQGLAVVPMLAGYDLESGLGRIFSYDVTGGRYEEHRYHSVGSGSLFARGSLKKLFRDALSADEAVTCTVQALYDAADDDTATGGPDVTRRIFPVVALVTAEGYRRLSDDEVGEVVDRVVSARMERPGGPQAPLT, encoded by the coding sequence ATGGCCGACCCGATCACCACGGCCGGCGCCGGCCGGCTCCCTGCTGCCTTCCTCACGCCCGGCAGCTCCTCCTTCACGGACTTCCTCGGGTCGTACGCGCCGGAGCTGCTGCCCGGCCGGCGGACGCCGCCGGCGGTGCCCGTCTCCTCCGAGGCGCCGCACGGCACCACGATCGTGGCGGTGACCTTCGCCGACGGCGTGGTCATGGCGGGCGACCGGCGCGCGACGATGGGCAACCTCATCGCCCAGCGCGACATCGAGAAGGTCTTCCACGCCGACGAGTACTCCGCGGTGGGCATCGCGGGCGCAGCCGGCCTGGCCGTCGAGATGGTCCGGCTCTTCCAGGTCGAGCTCGAGCACTACGAGAAGCTCGAGGGCACCACGCTCTCGCTGGACGGCAAGGCCAACCGGCTCGCGACGATGATCCGCGGCAACCTCGCGCTCGCCATGCAGGGCCTGGCCGTGGTGCCGATGCTCGCCGGCTACGACCTCGAGTCGGGCCTGGGGCGCATCTTCAGCTACGACGTCACCGGCGGGCGCTACGAGGAGCACCGTTACCACTCGGTGGGCTCGGGCTCGCTGTTCGCGCGCGGGTCGCTGAAGAAGCTGTTCCGCGACGCGCTCTCCGCCGACGAGGCCGTGACCTGCACGGTCCAGGCGCTCTACGACGCGGCCGACGACGACACCGCCACCGGCGGGCCGGACGTCACCCGCCGGATCTTCCCGGTGGTGGCCCTGGTCACGGCCGAGGGCTACCGCAGGCTGTCCGACGACGAGGTCGGTGAGGTCGTCGACCGCGTCGTCTCGGCCCGGATGGAGCGGCCCGGAGGGCCGCAGGCCCCGCTGACCTGA
- a CDS encoding ubiquitin-like protein Pup: MSTRDTGGQRREARRSDDDEQVEETAEATASVAERKAKLDDDIDAILDEIDEVVESNAEDFVRGFVQKGGQ; encoded by the coding sequence ATGAGCACGCGGGACACGGGTGGTCAGCGCCGGGAGGCCCGGCGCAGCGACGACGACGAGCAGGTCGAGGAGACGGCTGAGGCAACGGCGTCGGTCGCCGAGCGCAAGGCCAAGCTCGACGACGACATCGACGCGATCCTCGACGAGATCGACGAGGTCGTGGAGTCCAACGCCGAGGACTTCGTCCGCGGGTTCGTGCAGAAGGGCGGGCAGTAG